In Vagococcus hydrophili, one DNA window encodes the following:
- a CDS encoding DUF262 domain-containing protein, which yields MANDVFTELKSLFNIEDNRIYTVPVFQREYSWRPFESEQLFDDIFENDEGYFIGSVLLVKDTENTIGDPYNVIDGQQRITTISLLLNAIFCKVNQLDKDSEVLGDIKRKIVKRIDKEYVPRVNLLKKDAADYIEVVKKSGVHDFNKDTPKNWGNRKIARIWKSFQNKLEIFKTIEEVEEFYHKLNSCNYVQMIPDNTSDAYVLFEALNNRGMPLSIIDILKIDYFKGIDESQAIEEWTDLLKILGEDINIQTRFILALYSSIIYNYRSKLSEKEINFSMITKKKAIQNYKVLFENIDDIREVMYKKAKIYAEISGTLDSKNSQVSQLAKNLYALDATQVYPLLLSILDIPDIPDEFIIDVFESFIKFFVRRNITNQPQAKTVRLYTENCIKKISDIDSKNEESIRKILTEEMFSKAATDTQFKEELNKDVYTISSATTRRILIDIEKNKQVRKTKEYIELDKKTDNNQWYWTIEHILPQGDNIKDCWIEELLNISTNEISEKKREEAFEIKESNTHKLGNLTLTVYNSDMQDNCFSEKKKVYENQLWLNVEEENGLLIKDSWTNQEIDERTARLIKVAIEVFNLENFSK from the coding sequence ATGGCTAACGATGTTTTTACAGAATTAAAATCTTTATTTAATATTGAAGATAATAGAATTTACACAGTTCCAGTATTCCAAAGAGAGTATAGTTGGCGTCCTTTTGAAAGTGAGCAGTTATTTGATGATATTTTTGAAAATGACGAAGGTTATTTCATTGGATCAGTTTTATTGGTAAAGGATACAGAAAATACTATTGGTGATCCGTATAATGTTATAGATGGACAACAAAGAATTACTACAATATCATTATTATTAAATGCTATTTTTTGTAAAGTTAATCAGCTAGATAAGGATTCTGAAGTATTAGGTGATATTAAGAGAAAAATAGTTAAAAGAATAGATAAAGAGTATGTACCTAGAGTTAATCTACTAAAAAAAGATGCTGCTGACTATATAGAAGTGGTAAAAAAAAGTGGTGTACATGATTTTAATAAAGATACTCCTAAAAATTGGGGCAATAGAAAAATTGCAAGAATTTGGAAATCTTTTCAAAATAAACTTGAAATTTTTAAAACAATTGAAGAAGTTGAAGAATTTTATCATAAGCTGAATTCATGTAACTATGTACAAATGATTCCAGATAATACTTCAGATGCTTATGTATTGTTTGAAGCTTTAAATAATAGAGGGATGCCTTTGTCGATTATTGATATTTTAAAAATTGATTATTTTAAAGGAATCGATGAGAGTCAAGCTATTGAAGAATGGACTGACCTTTTAAAAATTTTAGGTGAAGATATTAATATTCAGACAAGATTTATTTTAGCGTTATATTCATCTATTATTTATAATTATAGGTCTAAATTATCAGAAAAAGAGATTAATTTTTCCATGATAACTAAGAAAAAAGCTATTCAGAATTATAAGGTACTGTTTGAAAATATAGATGATATTAGAGAAGTAATGTATAAGAAGGCAAAAATTTACGCAGAAATTTCAGGGACATTAGATTCTAAAAATTCTCAAGTTTCTCAACTAGCCAAGAATTTATATGCATTAGATGCTACACAAGTATATCCATTATTATTAAGTATTTTAGATATTCCAGATATACCGGATGAGTTTATAATAGATGTTTTTGAATCGTTCATTAAATTTTTTGTCCGCCGGAATATAACTAATCAACCACAAGCAAAAACAGTTCGTTTATATACTGAAAATTGTATTAAAAAAATTTCTGATATAGACAGTAAAAATGAAGAATCAATTAGAAAAATATTGACAGAAGAAATGTTTTCTAAAGCGGCTACAGATACTCAATTTAAAGAAGAATTAAATAAGGATGTTTATACAATAAGCTCTGCTACAACGCGTCGGATTTTAATTGATATTGAAAAAAATAAACAGGTTAGAAAAACTAAAGAATACATTGAATTAGATAAAAAAACTGATAATAATCAATGGTATTGGACAATAGAACATATATTACCACAAGGAGATAATATAAAAGATTGTTGGATTGAAGAATTATTAAACATTAGTACAAATGAGATTAGTGAAAAAAAGAGAGAAGAAGCATTTGAAATTAAAGAAAGTAATACTCACAAGCTAGGAAACTTAACTTTAACTGTTTATAATTCTGATATGCAAGATAATTGTTTTTCAGAAAAGAAAAAAGTTTATGAGAATCAATTGTGGTTAAATGTTGAAGAAGAAAATGGTTTATTAATTAAAGATTCTTGGACTAACCAAGAAATTGATGAAAGAACCGCAAGATTGATAAAGGTAGCTATTGAAGTATTTAATTTAGAAAATTTTTCTAAATAA
- a CDS encoding protein kinase domain-containing protein, giving the protein MLIGEGAFAEVFTIDGENLVKKKLKKSSNQIQDKENKDRFRREINLLRQFDNPSIIKVVDYDITGENFSYTMPRYGYNLNNYVKEKKISGIPNDLTNKIFLKIIDGLKYSHRQGVVHRDLKPENILINSEKDVVISDFGIAMVKNDSSNLTVSFQGFDSGLFTAPEVRLQAKNVCEKADLYSLGRILQFLVNSDLGDDYTECTFGDVEINEMLKELIEESTEIDLKNRISTLDMFKVRYQLAVNEYLTIKEDDLMLRIEYNNYEYDEHRMTDIIGKIYSIPDEDNIKFYGAMMKFDKCRFKDWAIEDIDSLKYNIGKYLDYVNSSEFFCSYDEVDRISVIIKSWYEQDEFESDLKSYILYTLCKLGLNYNRFDCMRKYLTLLSTLSDTSDEIFILMNKNYSTFKEKTKKILKIESYFKRDKISQSIMNEFE; this is encoded by the coding sequence ATGTTAATTGGTGAAGGAGCTTTTGCAGAGGTGTTTACAATAGATGGAGAAAATTTGGTTAAAAAAAAGTTGAAAAAGTCAAGTAATCAGATACAGGATAAAGAAAATAAGGATAGATTTCGAAGAGAAATTAATTTATTAAGACAATTTGATAATCCAAGTATTATAAAAGTTGTTGATTATGATATCACTGGAGAAAATTTTAGCTATACGATGCCAAGATATGGGTACAACTTGAACAATTATGTAAAGGAAAAGAAAATTTCAGGTATTCCTAATGATTTGACAAATAAAATTTTTCTAAAAATTATTGATGGATTGAAGTATTCACATCGACAAGGTGTAGTACATAGAGATTTGAAGCCAGAAAATATATTGATAAATTCTGAAAAAGATGTTGTTATTTCAGATTTTGGTATTGCAATGGTAAAAAATGATAGTAGTAATTTAACGGTGAGTTTTCAAGGTTTTGATAGTGGACTATTTACAGCGCCAGAGGTTCGACTTCAGGCAAAAAATGTTTGTGAAAAAGCTGATTTGTATAGTCTAGGAAGAATACTACAATTCTTAGTAAACTCAGATTTAGGAGACGATTATACTGAATGTACTTTTGGTGATGTAGAAATAAATGAAATGTTAAAAGAATTAATAGAAGAATCTACAGAAATAGATTTAAAAAATAGAATTTCTACATTAGATATGTTTAAAGTAAGATATCAGCTTGCTGTTAATGAGTATTTGACAATTAAAGAAGATGATCTTATGTTGAGAATAGAATATAATAATTATGAATATGATGAGCATCGTATGACGGATATTATTGGTAAGATCTATTCGATTCCTGATGAAGATAATATAAAATTTTATGGTGCAATGATGAAGTTTGATAAATGTAGGTTTAAAGATTGGGCTATAGAAGATATTGACTCATTAAAATATAATATTGGAAAATACTTAGATTATGTAAATTCATCTGAATTCTTCTGTAGTTATGATGAAGTTGATCGTATTAGCGTGATAATAAAAAGTTGGTATGAGCAAGATGAGTTTGAATCTGATCTGAAAAGTTATATTTTATATACATTATGTAAATTAGGGTTAAATTACAATAGATTTGATTGTATGAGGAAGTATTTGACATTACTGTCTACGCTATCTGATACAAGTGATGAAATATTCATATTAATGAATAAAAATTATTCTACATTTAAAGAAAAAACAAAAAAAATTTTAAAAATAGAGTCTTACTTTAAAAGAGACAAGATAAGTCAAAGTATCATGAATGAATTTGAATAA
- the ltrA gene encoding group II intron reverse transcriptase/maturase, with protein sequence MYTETVLEQIVDRKNLNQAFKQVRRNKGAEGVDGMTIEETASYITSNRKEIVTQIRNRKYKPSPVLRVEIPKPTGGVRLLGIPTVKDRVIQQAISQVISPKFDKEFSPYSYGFRPNKQAEMAIQQSLDYFNEGYEWVVDIDLERFFDTVNHDRLMNLISRVIKDGDVISLIRKFLVSGVQVNGQVKPTDIGTPQGGNLSPLLSNIMLNELDKELEARQLHFVRYADDCLIMVKSEMSARRVMRSVTKFIEEKLGLIVNVTKSKIIKAGDSELKYLGFSFYKGKDGYQARPHQASVESFKFKLKRLTRKNWSVSIEDKIKRLNQVILGWINYFKIGKMKKNLSKIESHLRFRVRMCLWKQWKTAQNRRKNLIKLGMDKYTAYKYSHTSKGVVRIAYSWVMTTTMTNKRVAELGLISCVEHYSKVHS encoded by the coding sequence ATGTACACAGAAACAGTTTTAGAACAAATCGTGGATAGAAAGAATCTGAATCAAGCATTTAAGCAAGTCAGACGAAATAAAGGTGCCGAAGGTGTGGATGGTATGACTATTGAAGAAACGGCGAGTTATATAACGTCTAATAGAAAAGAAATAGTCACCCAAATCAGAAACAGAAAGTATAAACCATCCCCCGTTTTAAGAGTAGAAATACCGAAGCCAACTGGTGGTGTCCGACTTTTAGGTATACCAACAGTAAAAGATCGTGTGATACAGCAAGCTATATCTCAAGTGATTTCCCCCAAGTTTGATAAGGAGTTCAGTCCATATAGCTATGGATTTAGGCCTAACAAACAAGCTGAAATGGCCATCCAACAATCGTTGGATTACTTTAACGAAGGCTATGAATGGGTTGTAGATATTGATTTGGAGAGATTCTTTGATACTGTGAATCATGATAGATTAATGAATTTAATCTCACGAGTGATAAAAGATGGTGATGTCATTTCTCTGATTAGAAAATTTTTAGTTAGTGGTGTACAAGTCAACGGACAAGTTAAGCCAACGGATATAGGTACACCACAGGGCGGTAATTTATCTCCTCTACTAAGTAATATTATGTTAAATGAATTGGATAAAGAACTTGAAGCAAGACAGCTTCATTTTGTCAGATATGCAGATGACTGTTTAATTATGGTGAAAAGTGAAATGTCAGCGAGAAGAGTCATGCGCTCAGTAACAAAATTTATCGAAGAGAAATTAGGACTAATTGTGAACGTCACAAAATCCAAAATAATTAAAGCTGGAGACTCAGAGTTGAAGTATTTAGGTTTTTCTTTTTATAAAGGAAAGGATGGCTATCAAGCTAGACCACATCAAGCATCAGTTGAAAGCTTTAAGTTTAAATTAAAAAGGCTGACACGTAAAAATTGGAGTGTCAGTATCGAGGATAAAATTAAACGATTGAATCAAGTGATATTAGGTTGGATTAACTATTTTAAGATTGGAAAAATGAAGAAAAATCTATCGAAGATAGAATCTCATCTACGTTTCCGAGTGAGGATGTGTTTATGGAAACAATGGAAAACCGCTCAAAATAGAAGAAAGAATTTAATAAAACTAGGTATGGATAAATATACTGCTTATAAATACAGTCATACAAGTAAAGGCGTAGTGAGGATAGCTTATTCATGGGTCATGACTACAACGATGACAAATAAGAGAGTAGCCGAATTAGGACTAATCTCTTGTGTAGAACATTATAGTAAAGTACATAGTTAA
- a CDS encoding nucleotidyl transferase AbiEii/AbiGii toxin family protein, whose amino-acid sequence MDNNKAKEFLNLQLEILNQDLVDRDAKADLVLIGGFAAKYLLEEFRPTIDLDFMVGKLVNETPSSFNELLENNGMEAVTVVEIPPIEEIEFHETLKYSNLTVSIPTIEYLAISKIFTTRQKDEDDLVDEKLLEHCDRELLSEMLIDYQGFVLNPKNPDLNFNSLKCVFDSYGIKY is encoded by the coding sequence ATGGATAATAACAAGGCAAAAGAGTTTTTAAACTTACAATTAGAGATACTAAATCAAGACTTGGTTGATAGAGATGCAAAAGCTGATCTAGTTCTAATAGGTGGATTCGCAGCTAAATATCTATTAGAAGAATTTAGACCAACGATTGATTTGGATTTTATGGTTGGCAAATTAGTGAACGAGACACCAAGTAGCTTTAATGAACTCTTGGAGAATAATGGGATGGAAGCTGTAACAGTTGTTGAAATACCTCCAATTGAAGAAATTGAATTTCATGAGACATTAAAGTATTCAAATTTAACCGTATCCATACCAACTATTGAGTACCTTGCTATAAGTAAGATTTTTACAACAAGACAAAAGGACGAAGATGATTTAGTTGATGAGAAACTTCTAGAACACTGTGATCGAGAATTATTGTCTGAGATGTTGATTGATTATCAAGGATTTGTATTAAATCCTAAAAATCCAGATTTGAATTTCAATAGCTTAAAATGTGTTTTCGATTCTTATGGCATTAAATACTAA
- the eno gene encoding phosphopyruvate hydratase encodes MSIITDVYAREVLDSRGNPTIEVEVYTESGAFGRGMVPSGASTGEYEAVELRDGDSARYLGKGVLTAVDNVNNIIAEEIIGFDVRDQMAIDKKMMELDGTPNKGKLGANAILGVSIAAARAAADYLEVPLYHYLGGFNTKVLPTPMMNIINGGSHADNSVDFQEFMVMPVGAATFKEAIRMGAEIFHNLAKVLKAKGLNTAVGDEGGFAPDLGSNEEALEVIIEAIEAAGYVPGKDVRLAMDVASSEFYNKETGMYDLTSEGRSLTSQEMVALYEDLCSKYPIISIEDGLDENDWEGFKNLTEKLGKKVQLVGDDLFVTNTEKLARGIKEGIANSILIKVNQIGTLTETFEAVEMAKEAGYTAVISHRSGETEDATIADIAVATNAGQIKTGSASRTDRIAKYNQLLRIEDQLGEVAQYKGLASFYNLNDK; translated from the coding sequence ATGTCAATTATTACTGATGTTTATGCTCGCGAAGTCCTAGACTCACGTGGAAACCCAACAATCGAGGTAGAAGTTTATACTGAAAGTGGTGCTTTTGGTCGCGGTATGGTTCCTTCTGGAGCTTCAACTGGTGAATACGAAGCCGTTGAATTACGTGATGGCGATAGCGCTCGTTATTTAGGTAAAGGTGTTTTAACTGCTGTTGACAACGTAAACAACATTATTGCTGAAGAAATCATCGGATTCGACGTTCGTGATCAAATGGCAATCGACAAAAAAATGATGGAATTAGACGGTACTCCAAACAAAGGTAAATTAGGAGCTAACGCTATTTTAGGTGTTTCTATTGCTGCTGCTCGTGCCGCTGCTGATTACTTAGAAGTTCCTTTATACCACTACTTAGGTGGATTTAACACTAAAGTATTACCAACTCCAATGATGAACATCATCAATGGTGGATCTCATGCTGATAACAGCGTTGACTTCCAAGAATTCATGGTTATGCCTGTTGGAGCTGCTACTTTTAAAGAAGCTATCCGTATGGGTGCTGAAATCTTCCATAACTTAGCTAAAGTATTAAAAGCTAAAGGCTTAAATACTGCTGTAGGTGACGAAGGTGGATTTGCTCCTGACTTAGGTTCTAACGAAGAAGCTTTAGAAGTAATCATCGAAGCTATCGAAGCTGCTGGTTATGTTCCTGGTAAAGATGTACGTTTAGCAATGGACGTTGCTTCATCAGAATTCTACAACAAAGAAACAGGTATGTATGACTTAACTTCAGAAGGTCGTTCTTTAACTTCTCAAGAAATGGTTGCTTTATACGAAGACCTATGTTCTAAATACCCAATCATCTCTATCGAAGATGGATTAGATGAAAACGACTGGGAAGGTTTCAAAAACTTAACTGAAAAATTAGGTAAAAAAGTTCAATTAGTTGGTGACGATTTATTCGTAACTAACACTGAAAAATTAGCTCGTGGTATCAAAGAAGGTATCGCTAACTCAATCCTAATCAAAGTTAACCAAATCGGTACTTTAACTGAAACATTTGAAGCTGTCGAAATGGCTAAAGAAGCTGGCTACACTGCAGTTATCTCTCACCGTTCTGGTGAAACTGAAGATGCAACAATCGCTGATATCGCTGTTGCAACTAACGCTGGTCAAATCAAAACTGGTTCTGCTAGCCGTACTGACCGTATTGCTAAATACAACCAATTATTACGTATCGAAGACCAATTAGGTGAAGTAGCTCAATACAAAGGTTTAGCTTCATTCTACAACTTAAACGATAAATAA
- the gpmI gene encoding 2,3-bisphosphoglycerate-independent phosphoglycerate mutase, translating to MSKTPIAMIILDGYGKRDEVTGNAVLQANTPNFDRYWNEFPHNQLKASGLDVGLPEGQMGNSEVGHTNIGAGRIVYQSLTRIDKAIQDGEFQTNDALNNAINHALENNSDLHLFGLLSDGGVHSHQNHLYALLEMAKAKGVKNTYVHAFLDGRDVAPTSGKGYMEELVSFMEKLGYGEVATVSGRFYAMDRDKRWERVEKAYSVLTEGKGNTATNPVEAIEASYADGKNDEFVLPIAIEKDGKPVGTVKDNDAVIFFNFRPDRAIQLSNAFTDVEWENFDRTTHPDNVKFVTMTLYNPSIVAEVAYPPIEMKNVIGEVLSDKGLKQLRIAETEKYPHVTFFMNGGRNEEFPGESRILINSPKVETYDLQPEMSAYEVTDALVADIEAGNNDAILLNFANPDMVGHSGILEAAIKAIEAVDECLGRVVDAVHAKGGHAIIFADHGNSETMTTPEGNPHTAHTTVPVPVIVTVAGAELRDGGRLADIAPTMLDLLGVEKPAEMTGESLIK from the coding sequence ATGAGTAAAACGCCTATCGCTATGATTATCCTTGATGGATATGGAAAACGTGATGAAGTAACAGGGAACGCTGTACTTCAAGCAAATACACCTAATTTTGATCGTTATTGGAATGAATTTCCACATAACCAATTAAAAGCTTCTGGTTTAGACGTAGGTCTTCCAGAAGGTCAAATGGGTAACTCTGAAGTTGGACACACTAATATTGGTGCTGGCCGTATTGTTTATCAAAGTTTAACTCGTATTGATAAAGCCATTCAAGATGGAGAATTCCAAACAAATGATGCTTTAAACAATGCTATTAATCATGCTTTAGAAAACAACTCAGACTTACACTTATTTGGTTTATTATCTGATGGTGGGGTTCACAGTCATCAAAACCACCTTTACGCTTTACTAGAAATGGCTAAAGCTAAAGGCGTTAAAAATACTTACGTTCACGCATTCTTAGATGGTCGTGACGTTGCACCAACTTCTGGTAAAGGGTACATGGAGGAACTTGTTTCTTTCATGGAAAAACTTGGTTACGGTGAAGTAGCAACTGTCTCTGGTCGTTTCTATGCAATGGATCGTGACAAACGCTGGGAACGTGTTGAAAAAGCTTATTCTGTATTAACAGAAGGTAAAGGCAACACAGCAACTAATCCAGTTGAAGCAATTGAAGCTTCATATGCAGATGGTAAAAATGACGAGTTCGTTTTACCAATCGCGATTGAAAAAGATGGTAAACCAGTTGGAACTGTTAAAGATAATGACGCTGTTATTTTCTTCAATTTCCGTCCTGACCGTGCTATCCAATTATCAAATGCTTTCACTGATGTTGAGTGGGAAAACTTTGATCGTACAACTCATCCAGATAACGTTAAGTTTGTAACGATGACTTTATACAATCCAAGTATCGTCGCTGAAGTGGCTTACCCACCAATTGAAATGAAAAATGTAATTGGTGAAGTTCTTTCTGATAAAGGACTGAAACAATTACGTATTGCTGAAACTGAAAAATACCCACACGTTACTTTCTTTATGAATGGTGGACGTAATGAGGAATTTCCAGGTGAAAGCAGAATTTTAATTAATTCTCCAAAAGTTGAAACGTATGATTTACAGCCAGAAATGAGTGCTTACGAAGTGACAGACGCTTTAGTAGCAGACATCGAAGCTGGAAACAATGACGCGATTCTTTTAAACTTTGCCAATCCAGATATGGTTGGACACTCAGGTATCTTAGAAGCTGCGATTAAAGCAATCGAAGCAGTAGATGAGTGTTTAGGTAGAGTTGTTGATGCTGTTCATGCTAAAGGTGGTCATGCCATCATATTTGCCGATCACGGTAACTCTGAAACAATGACAACACCTGAAGGTAACCCACATACTGCTCATACAACTGTTCCAGTTCCAGTTATTGTAACTGTTGCTGGCGCTGAGTTAAGAGACGGTGGACGCCTAGCTGATATCGCTCCTACTATGTTAGATTTATTAGGAGTAGAAAAACCAGCTGAAATGACAGGAGAGTCATTAATTAAATAA
- the tpiA gene encoding triose-phosphate isomerase — translation MRKPIIAGNWKMNKTVSEANAFAEAVKNNVPSNDKVDAVIGSPALFLTDLVSASKGTDLKISAQNCYFENSGAFTGETSPAALADLGVDYVIIGHSERREYFGETDADVNKKAKAIIANNMTPILCCGESLETYEAGQTASWIEGQIKGGLADLTEDQVSNLVIAYEPIWAIGTGKSADANIADEICGVVRGTVAKLYNDTVASKVRIQYGGSVKPENIAEYMAKENVDGALVGGASLEADSFLALLEAVK, via the coding sequence ATGCGTAAACCAATTATTGCAGGTAACTGGAAAATGAATAAAACTGTTTCTGAAGCGAACGCTTTTGCTGAAGCAGTAAAAAATAATGTCCCATCAAATGATAAAGTGGATGCTGTTATCGGCTCACCAGCTTTATTCTTAACAGACTTAGTTAGTGCTTCTAAAGGAACTGACTTAAAAATTTCAGCTCAAAACTGTTACTTCGAAAACAGTGGTGCTTTCACTGGTGAAACTTCTCCAGCAGCATTAGCTGACTTAGGTGTTGACTATGTGATCATCGGACATTCAGAACGTCGTGAATATTTTGGCGAAACTGATGCTGATGTGAACAAAAAAGCTAAAGCTATCATTGCTAACAACATGACACCAATCTTATGTTGTGGTGAATCTTTAGAAACTTACGAAGCTGGTCAAACAGCATCATGGATCGAAGGACAAATCAAAGGCGGTTTAGCTGATTTAACTGAAGATCAAGTATCTAACTTAGTTATCGCTTATGAACCAATCTGGGCAATCGGAACTGGTAAATCTGCTGATGCTAACATCGCTGATGAAATCTGTGGCGTAGTTCGTGGGACTGTTGCAAAACTTTACAACGATACTGTAGCTAGCAAAGTTCGTATTCAATACGGTGGTTCAGTTAAACCTGAAAACATCGCTGAATATATGGCAAAAGAAAACGTTGATGGTGCTTTAGTAGGTGGCGCTTCTCTTGAAGCTGACTCTTTCTTAGCATTATTGGAGGCTGTAAAATAG